The Manihot esculenta cultivar AM560-2 chromosome 11, M.esculenta_v8, whole genome shotgun sequence genome includes a region encoding these proteins:
- the LOC110626458 gene encoding uncharacterized protein LOC110626458: protein MSDQAVKSDNGKDEIPEKCHPCQSVWMSHWKHPSYRSVDDIQNQSSLHYESGEDRNRAKQQALLGEADIERESSKFVKEFRKMRRALVNESTATSSKKLRHETFKGQHFPMLRYSQNGAGVLSLKNAESSSHYEGALSSQIGPTSGCDFPLGGTDNCLPSMLDCTPSKTEIQPIEYHFEPEGIMSNPEQLVKANKLLEKNVKDFSAPLKDELLGSTSRVLPSQFNRVRTPTESLVHREDYVDQPSSNTFIDQKKMNSNAALLIHSPSTSDNRPRVLVGEHIPKMPNQIRPPDIRLYNGSHEPPGIPSSVHDVKTMRIYTNIDSVKEFIGGPSKFSQTTHHFLFTQKTDVNLSDGGQIFRESTIATKIEGNPMSELLSLSPDFGLNIKHGVKLQTLDICKDSEGKDRIENDHTSGIDLKNESSDKTDTMDMDTLREKHLSGVDSFLLKNKDIEGTQQKSPTTHTAISSDREESRSRLPNVELPEVNQERPVVSGVANSDDTDTDTSRTQSLDAEHLLSHADRSINLKSNACADGPLGLDPYSRWVERLKPSGFESFGHGTKSSKMEEATSHEKVNKLFSKMPNCSKTSSAPKMNRSYHKEQMMDSAELLRNAESSSADSMRERQDIKLSHSWIRRWCHKPASSSKKKSEAVVICEPQSSKATVDNFQKQQFPSIAAMALMGKAMTGFRPCEFNKRGSFIVWNTKGF from the exons ATGTCTGATCAGGCTGTGAAATCAGATAATGGTAAGGACGAAATTCCTGAAAAGTGTCATCCCTGCCAATCTGTTTGGATGTCTCACTGGAAACATCCAAGTTACAGGTCAGTAGATGACATTCAAAATCAATCATCACTTCATTATGAATCTGGGGAAGATAGGAACAGAGCCAAGCAACAAGCTTTGCTTGGCGAGGCAGATATAGAAAGAGAAAGCTCTAAGTTTGTGAAGGAGTTCAGAAAAATGCGCAGGGCCTTAGTGAATGAAAGTACTGCAACGAGTTCAAAAAAATTGAGGCATGAAACATTTAAAGGCCAGCATTTTCCAATGCTCAGATATTCTCAAAATGGAGCGGGTGTTTTATCTCTGAAGAACGCCGAGTCCTCTAGCCATTACGAAGGAGCCTTAAGTTCACAAATTGGTCCTACTTCTGGATGTGATTTTCCTTTGGGTGGAACTGACAACTGTTTACCCTCAATGCTTGACTGTACTCCTTCCAAAACAGAAATTCAACCAATAGAATATCATTTTGAGCCTGAGGGCATCATGTCAAATCCAGAGCAGCTGGTCAAGGCCAATAAATTGCTTGAAAAGAATGTAAAAGATTTTTCAGCACCTCTCAAGGATGAATTATTGGGGTCAACTTCTAGAGTTTTGCCATCTCAATTTAACAGAGTAAGAACTCCAACCGAGTCCCTTGTCCATAGGGAAGATTACGTTGATCAACCAAGCAGTAACACTTTTATTGATCAGAAGAAAATGAATAGCAATGCAGCTCTATTGATACATAGTCCCTCAACAAGCGATAATCGCCCAAGAGTCTTGGTTGGTGAACATATCCCAAAGATGCCAAATCAGATCAGGCCTCCAGATATAAGATTATATAATGGGTCTCATGAACCGCCTGGAATTCCCTCTTCTGTCCATGATGTGAAGACTATGAGAATATATACCAATATAGACTCTGTAAAGGAGTTTATTGGAGGTCCTTCAAAGTTTTCTCAAACTACTCACCACTTCTTGTTCACTCAAAAGACTGATGTAAACTTATCTGATGGGGGTCAAATATTCAGAGAGTCTACAATAGCCACCAAAATTGAAGGAAATCCAATGAGTGAACTCCTCAGCTTATCTCCTGATTTTGGTTTGAATATTAAGCATGGAGTGAAGCTACAAACTCTGGACATCTGCAAAGATAGTGAAGGAAAAGACAGAATTGAAAATGACCATACATCTGGCATTGATTTAAAGAACGAATCATCAGATAAAACTGACACCATGGATATGGACACTCTTCGGGAGAAGCATCTCTCTG GTGTGGATTCATTCCTCCTAAAAAATAAG GACATTGAGGGGACCCAACAAAAGTCACCAACAACTCATACTGCAATATCTTCAGACAGAGAAGAGAGTAGAAGCAGACTGCCTAATGTAGAGCTTCCAGAGGTTAACCAGGAACGTCCTGTAGTCTCAGGTGTGGCAAATTCAGATGATACAGACACGGACACCTCGAGAACCCAGAGTTTAGATGCGGAACACTTGCTTTCCCATGCTGACCGTtccataaatttaaaatctaatgCTTGTGCTGATGGTCCATTGGGATTGGATCCATATAGCAGATGGGTTGAACGTCTCAAACCAAGTGGTTTCGAGTCTTTTGGTCATGGTACTAAGAGCTCAAAAATGGAGGAAGCAACTTCTCATGAAAAAGTTAACAAGTTATTCAGCAAAATGCCCAACTGCAGCAAAACTAGTTCAGCTCCAAAGATGAACAGGTCTTATCATAAAGAACAGATGATGGATTCTGCAGAATTACTGAGGAATGCTGAATCCTCATCTGCTGACTCGATGAGGGAAAGGCAAGACATAAAACTTTCACATTCTTGGATCCGGAGGTGGTGTCATAAACCAGCCTCATCCTCTAAAAAGAAGTCTGAAGCTGTGGTGATATGTGAACCTCAGAGTTCAAAGGCAACAGTAGACAACTTCCAGAAGCAGCAGTTTCCGAGCATTGCTGCTATGGCTTTGATGGGGAAGGCCATGACTGGTTTTCGCCCATGTGAGTTCAATAAAAGGGGGTCTTTTATAGTTTGGAACACCAAAGGTTTCTGA
- the LOC110626256 gene encoding glucose-1-phosphate adenylyltransferase large subunit 1 → MDSCCVALKANAHVAKTSKGDFMYGDKEFWGERIRGSLNNSIWSNQMTRSLRAERNAIKVKPGVAHAVLTSNNPKESMTLQPPRFERRKVDPTNVAAIILGGGAGTQLFPLTRRAATPAVPVGGCYKLIDIPMSNCINSGINKIFVLTQFNSASLNRHLARTYFGNGINFGDGFVEVLAATQTPGEAGMQWFQGTADAVRQFIWVFEDAKNRNVENILILSGDHLYRMDYLDFLQHHVDSNADITISCAPVSESRASDYGLVKIDNRGRIVNFAEKPTGAELKSMQADTTHLGLSLQDALKTPYIASMGVYVFRTEILLKLLRWRYPTSNDFGSEVIPAAVMEHNVQGYIFRDYWEDIGTIKTFYEANLALTDEPPKFEFYDPKTPFYTSPRFLPPTKMDKCRIVDAIISHGCFLRECTIQHSVVGERSRLDYGVELKDTVMLGADNYQTEAEIASLLAEGKVPIGVGRNSKIKNCIIDKNAKVGKNVIITNKDGVQEADRPEKGFYIRSGITIIAEKATIEDGTVI, encoded by the exons ATGGATTCTTGCTGTGTGGCCCTGAAAGCCAATGCCCATGTGGCAAAAACTAGCAAAGGTGATTTCATGTATGGAGATAAAGAGTTTTGGGGTGAAAGGATCAGAGGGAGTCTCAACAATAGTATTTGGTCCAATCAGATGACAAGAAGCTTAAGAGCTGAGAGGAATGCCATCAAGGTCAAGCCTGGTGTTGCTCATGCTGTTTTAACATCAAACAATCCCAAGGAGTCTATG ACCTTACAACCACCAAGATTTGAGAGACGAAAAGTGGACCCAACAAATGTAGCAGCAATCATATTGGGAGGAGGTGCAGGGACTCAGCTGTTTCCTCTTACCAGAAGGGCAGCAACACCAGCT GTGCCAGTGGGAGGATGCTATAAACTAATAGACATTCCAATGAGCAACTGCATCAACAGTGGCATAAACAAAATATTTGTACTGACCCAATTCAACTCTGCTTCCCTTAATCGGCACCTTGCACGCACATACTTTGGAAATGGTATTAACTTTGGAGACGGTTTTGTGGAG GTCCTAGCAGCAACTCAAACGCCTGGAGAAGCAGGAATGCAGTGGTTCCAAGGAACTGCAGATGCTGTGAGGCAATTTATTTGGGTTTTTGAG GATGCCAAGAACAGAAATGTTGAGAATATATTGATCTTGTCCGGAGATCATCTTTACCGAATGGATTATCTGGATTTTTTGCAG CATCATGTTGACAGTAATGCTGATATCACGATTTCATGTGCTCCAGTCAGTGAGAG CCGCGCATCAGATTATGGTTTGGTGAAGATAGACAACAGGGGACGAATTGTCAATTTTGCTGAAAAACCAACTGGTGCTGAGCTGAAATCAATG CAAGCTGATACCACTCATCTAGGATTATCTCTGCAAGATGCCCTCAAAACCCCTTATATCGCATCAATGGGAGTCTATGTATTTAGGACTGAGATTCTGCTGAAGCTTCTACGGTGGAGATACCCTACATCAAATGACTTTGGATCTGAAGTCATCCCCGCTGCTGTTATGGAGCACAATGTTCAA GGATATATTTTTAGAGACTACTGGGAAGATATAGGAacaataaagacattttatgaAGCAAACTTGGCTCTCACTGATGAG CCTCCAAAGTTTGAATTTTATGACCCAAAGACACCCTTCTACACATCTCCTCGATTTCTACCACCAACCAAAATGGATAAGTGCCGG ATTGTAGATGCGATAATTTCCCATGGGTGCTTCTTGCGAGAATGTACTATACAACACTCTGTGGTTGGTGAACGCTCACGTTTAGATTATGGTGTAGAGCTAAAG GACACTGTGATGTTGGGAGCTGACAACTACCAAACTGAAGCTGAAATCGCATCTCTTTTGGCAGAGGGCAAAGTCCCTATTGGTGTTGGAAGAAACTCAAAGATCAA GAACTGCATAATTGACAAGAATGCGAAAGTAGGAAAAAATGTGATCATCACAAACAAAGAT GGTGTGCAAGAAGCAGATAGGCCAGAAAAAGGATTTTACATTCGTTCTGGAATCACAATTATAGCAGAGAAGGCGACAATAGAAGATGGCACAGTAATATAA